The following coding sequences lie in one Parachlamydia acanthamoebae genomic window:
- a CDS encoding OsmC family protein, giving the protein MQRKGSAVWQGDLIHGKGTVSTESGALEHTPYSFKTRFENSTGTNPEELLAAAHAGCFAMALSNELSTAGIPPKELQATATITIDKVSDGFAITKSHIDLVADIPNADKTKFETAVKAAEQGCPVSKLFKAEITVSATLK; this is encoded by the coding sequence ATGCAACGCAAAGGTTCTGCAGTCTGGCAAGGAGATTTAATTCATGGGAAAGGCACCGTTTCAACAGAAAGTGGAGCACTTGAACACACACCTTATTCCTTTAAAACGCGCTTTGAAAATAGCACAGGAACCAATCCTGAAGAGCTATTAGCTGCAGCCCATGCTGGATGTTTTGCTATGGCTCTTTCTAATGAGCTAAGCACAGCAGGAATTCCACCCAAGGAGCTCCAAGCAACAGCAACAATTACCATCGATAAAGTTTCGGATGGATTTGCTATTACAAAAAGTCATATTGATCTTGTGGCAGATATTCCAAATGCGGATAAGACTAAATTTGAAACTGCTGTTAAAGCAGCAGAACAAGGGTGCCCCGTCTCAAAACTTTTCAAAGCCGAAATCACGGTTTCTGCGACTCTAAAATAA